The following coding sequences are from one Verrucosispora sp. WMMD573 window:
- a CDS encoding GDSL-type esterase/lipase family protein: MSVPSDLLRGIAETELTPRGIRPHRLPTWVREQFPDGQLLAMESQPSGVRIVFQTAASTLELVTHPTRVAYLGADRPRGRIDVYVDGVLAARDTLGGGDRIAVDLASGQSAFHPGQAHTTTVSGLPAGRHRIEIWLPHNESTELVDLRADAPIEPDDAASPLWVHHGSSISHGSNALAPSEIWPAVAARRAGVQLRNLGLGGSAFVDQFLARVIRDAPADYISVKLGINVVNLDGMRLRTFVPAVHGFLDTIRDGHPEAPLLLISPLFCGIHEDTPGPGAIDPESIGTDQVRFVATGTPGDVTLGRLTLQVIRRELRSLADRRAADKNLHYLDGTALYGPADATELPLPDGLHPSAEAHQRIGTRFAEHVFTAPGPFARTANPPAAS; this comes from the coding sequence ATGTCCGTCCCGTCCGACCTTCTCCGTGGCATCGCCGAGACCGAGCTGACGCCGCGCGGCATCCGGCCGCACCGGCTGCCGACCTGGGTACGGGAGCAGTTCCCGGACGGCCAGCTGCTCGCGATGGAGAGCCAGCCGTCCGGCGTACGCATCGTCTTCCAGACTGCGGCGAGCACGCTGGAGCTGGTGACCCACCCGACCCGGGTCGCCTACCTGGGCGCCGACCGGCCGCGTGGCCGCATCGACGTGTACGTCGACGGCGTGCTCGCCGCCCGCGACACGCTGGGCGGTGGCGACCGGATCGCGGTCGATCTCGCCAGCGGCCAGAGCGCCTTTCATCCCGGGCAGGCACACACGACCACCGTTTCCGGGCTGCCCGCCGGCCGGCACCGGATCGAGATCTGGCTGCCGCACAACGAGAGCACGGAACTGGTCGACCTGCGGGCCGATGCCCCGATCGAGCCGGACGACGCCGCGTCGCCGCTGTGGGTACATCACGGCAGCTCCATCAGCCACGGCTCGAACGCCCTCGCGCCCAGCGAGATCTGGCCGGCCGTCGCCGCCCGCCGGGCCGGTGTCCAGCTGCGCAACCTCGGCCTGGGCGGCAGCGCCTTCGTCGACCAGTTCCTGGCCCGCGTGATCCGCGATGCCCCGGCCGACTACATCAGCGTCAAGCTCGGCATCAACGTGGTGAACCTCGACGGGATGCGGCTACGCACCTTCGTCCCCGCCGTCCACGGCTTCCTCGACACGATCCGCGACGGCCACCCGGAGGCCCCGCTGCTGCTGATCTCACCGCTGTTCTGCGGGATCCACGAGGACACCCCCGGCCCGGGGGCGATCGACCCCGAGTCGATCGGCACCGACCAGGTACGCTTCGTCGCGACCGGCACACCCGGGGACGTCACGCTGGGACGGCTGACGCTCCAGGTCATCCGGCGCGAGTTGCGCTCGTTGGCGGACCGCCGCGCCGCCGACAAGAACCTGCACTACCTCGACGGCACCGCGTTGTACGGCCCAGCCGACGCCACCGAACTTCCGCTACCGGACGGCCTGCACCCGAGCGCCGAGGCCCATCAGCGGATCGGCACGCGGTTCGCGGAACACGTCTTCACCGCTCCCGGCCCGTTCGCCCGAACGGCTAACCCGCCAGCCGCCAGCTAG
- a CDS encoding TetR/AcrR family transcriptional regulator, which produces MARANLTPAVVIAAAAELADREGFDAITLSALARHFGVQTASLYSHVRDRSALLDSVQELALGELADRIAIAIGGRAQRDALTALADAHRDYARRSPGRWAALQRPAAAATVRSDAAGRLVALTLAMLRGYQLPETELVHATRLLGATINGFLALEVAGSFGHREPPADTSWQRALSALDTAFRSWPTEGNH; this is translated from the coding sequence ATGGCACGAGCGAACCTCACTCCGGCGGTCGTCATCGCCGCAGCGGCGGAGCTGGCAGACCGGGAAGGGTTCGACGCCATCACCCTGTCGGCGCTGGCCCGTCACTTCGGCGTTCAGACCGCGAGCCTCTACTCGCATGTCCGTGACCGGTCTGCGCTGCTCGACAGCGTCCAGGAACTCGCCCTCGGCGAGCTGGCCGATCGGATCGCGATCGCCATCGGCGGCCGCGCGCAGCGAGACGCGCTCACCGCTCTCGCCGACGCGCACCGCGACTACGCCCGCCGGTCTCCCGGCCGTTGGGCCGCCCTGCAACGTCCGGCGGCGGCGGCGACCGTGCGGTCGGACGCCGCCGGCCGGCTGGTCGCGCTCACGCTGGCGATGCTCCGTGGTTACCAGCTGCCGGAGACCGAGCTCGTGCATGCCACCCGGCTGCTCGGCGCGACCATCAACGGCTTCCTGGCCCTTGAGGTGGCCGGCAGCTTCGGGCACCGCGAGCCCCCCGCCGACACCTCCTGGCAACGAGCGCTGAGCGCGCTCGACACCGCCTTTCGCTCCTGGCCCACCGAAGGGAACCACTGA